The following proteins come from a genomic window of Halictus rubicundus isolate RS-2024b chromosome 8, iyHalRubi1_principal, whole genome shotgun sequence:
- the LOC143356312 gene encoding pancreatic triacylglycerol lipase-like: MGSFRIRIVLGLVALSLGHVSGAADTDTIFFRHYSGGSHRDVNIKHVAKLITQLNLNECTIFYVHGVKDSVDGPSATTIADAYLNRTSCNVIAIDYRQLAENLNYFNNELHIDDVGGAIGNGLNQLVDHGLNTVKIHIIGHSLGGQVAAHVGSHTKFVIPRITGLDPAGSMFYTGRYLKSGNAKFVDIIHTDAGFAGQIYSSADVDFHPNGGHRPQPGCPLIPFGKSDEGCNHARSWTYYAESVLNPDGFMAIQCTSSGQFKTGKCNRANVVPMGYATPTTARGNFYLHTNSQSPFAKGLRGI, translated from the exons ATGGGAAGCTTTCGCATACGTATTGTTCTAGGACTGGTCGCTCTTTCATTGGGAC ACGTTTCTGGAGCAGCGGACACGGACACTATTTTCTTCCGTCATTATAG tgGTGGGAGTCACAGAGATGTTAACATAAAACACGTAGCTAAATTGATTACACAATTGAATTTGAACGAGTGTACAATTTTTTACGTTCATGGCGTCAAGGATAGCGTTGACGGGCCGAGTGCAACCACAATAGCGGACG CTTATCTGAATCGCACGTCCTGTAACGTAATCGCGATCGATTATAGACAACTCGCAGAAAACTTAAATTACTTTAATAATGAGCTTCATATTGATGATGTCGGTGGCGCTATTGGCAATGGTCTGAACCAATTGGTAGATCATGGTTTGAACACAGTTAAAATTCACATAATCGGACACTCGTTGGGTGGTCAAGTGGCTGCTCATGTAGGATCTCATACGAAATTTGTTATTCCTAGGATAACAG GTTTAGATCCTGCTGGTTCCATGTTCTACACCGGAAGATATTTAAAATCCGGCAACGCTAAGTTTGTCGACATTATACACACTGACGCAGGATTCGCAGGTCAAATATACAGCAGCGCTGACGTAGATTTTCATCCCAATGGCGGTCACAGACCGCAGCCTGGCTGTCCTCTTATTCCTTTCGGAAAATCGGATGAAG GTTGTAATCATGCCAGATCCTGGACGTATTATGCGGAATCCGTTCTGAATCCCGATGGATTCATGGCTATCCAATGTACTAGTAGTGGGCAATTTAAAACCGGGAAATGCAATCGAGCGAACGTTGTCCCTATGGGATACGCAACGCCAACTACTGC GAGGGGTAATTTCTACCTCCATACAAATTCGCAAAGCCCATTTGCCAAAGGACTTCGAGGAATATAG
- the LOC143356342 gene encoding uncharacterized protein LOC143356342, producing MGSFRIRILLGLVALSLGHVSGAADTDTIFFRHYSGGSHRDVNIKQIAKLIPQLNLNECTIFYVHGFMDSVDGQSATTIADAYLNRTSCNVIAIDYRQIADNINYIADALHVDDVGGAIGNGLNQLVDHGLNPDKIHIIGHSLGAQVAGHVGSHTKFVIPRITGLDPAGPLFYTGRYLKSGNAKFVDIIHTDAGFAGQIYSSADSDFYPNDGHEPQPGCPLVNPKEVGCSHSRSWMYYAESVLNPDGFMAIQCTGSWQFKTGTCNRANVVPMGYATPTTARGKFYLHTNSQSPFAKGLQGIYMENNVVRSTLHGIRPASLNVRVDVTARAKAFVANGGDQKLNSCACSLIIKMTEGRILVVAVAACCLIAHATAQLSWPLNTIRLRHYSEDLTYKEYTAEEGALIVPFLDLSNKTLLHCHGYLQSTDDPDVVVLITDYVRSSGYDIIAADYRSVTYSMYPTAAMLARAVADTLRKFVEDMVSAGVNPNSVVLSGFSLGAQIAGNMGRNMSFQVQELIGLDAAGPLYDDGTLPSLSASDAACVKCIHTDGGGYGTANTCGHQDFYPNGGERFQPGCPIVSVTDILQICSHIRGEYIGGESARNPNAFLSIECNSWDDFKVGNCNSNNIVPMGVGAPCSP from the exons ATGGGAAGCTTTCGCATACGTATTCTTCTAGGACTGGTCGCTCTTTCATTGGGAC ACGTTTCTGGAGCAGCGGACACGGACACTATTTTCTTCCGTCATTATAG tgGTGGGAGTCACAGAGATGTTAACATAAAACAGATAGCTAAATTGATTCCACAACTGAATTTGAACGAGTGTACAATTTTTTACGTTCATGGCTTCATGGATAGCGTTGACGGGCAGAGTGCAACCACAATAGCGGACG CTTATCTGAATCGCACGTCCTGTAACGTGATTGCGATCGATTATAGACAAATCGCAGACAACATAAATTATATTGCTGATGCGCTTCATGTTGATGATGTCGGTGGCGCTATTGGCAATGGTCTGAACCAATTGGTAGATCATGGTTTGAACCCAGATAAAATTCACATAATCGGACACTCGTTGGGTGCTCAAGTGGCTGGTCATGTAGGATCTCATACGAAATTTGTTATTCCTAGAATAACAG GTTTAGATCCTGCTGGTCCCCTGTTCTACACGGGAAGATATTTAAAATCCGGCAACGCTAAGTTTGTCGACATTATACACACTGACGCAGGATTCGCAGGTCAAATATACAGCAGCGCTGACTCTGATTTTTATCCCAATGATGGTCACGAACCTCAGCCAGGTTGTCCTCTCGTAAATCCGAAAGAAG TAGGTTGTAGTCATAGCAGATCCTGGATGTATTATGCGGAATCCGTTCTGAATCCCGATGGATTCATGGCTATCCAATGTACTGGTAGTTGGCAATTTAAAACCGGGACATGCAATCGAGCGAACGTTGTCCCTATGGGATACGCAACGCCAACTACTGC GAGGGGTAAATTCTACCTCCATACAAATTCGCAAAGCCCATTTGCCAAAGGACTTCAAGGAATATA CATGGAGAATAATGTTGTTCGCAGCACATTACATGGAATTCGACCCGCTTCATTAAATGTCAGAGTAGATGTAACAGCAAGAGCAAAAGCCTTTGTAGCGAATGGGGGAG ATCAGAAACTGAACAGTTGCGCTTGCTCTCTCATCATCAAGATGACAGAAGGTCGAATCTTGGTCGTTGCTGTTGCAGCCTGTTGCTTGATAGCAC ATGCAACAGCTCAATTGTCATGGCCTCTCAACACCATCAGGCTACGCCATTACAGCGA ggACCTCACCTATAAAGAGTATACCGCTGAAGAGGGAGCGCTAATTGTACCGTTCCTGGATCTGTCTAATAAGACATTGTTGCATTGTCATGGATATTTGCAGTCTACAGATGATCCGGACGTGGTTGTGCTCATAACAG ATTACGTTCGAAGTTCAGGTTACGACATCATAGCAGCGGATTATAGAAGTGTGACGTATTCGATGTACCCGACTGCAGCTATGCTGGCACGCGCCGTGGCGGACACTCTACGTAAATTTGTAGAAGACATGGTGTCGGCTGGGGTGAATCCAAATTCGGTGGTGCTCTCTGGATTTTCATTGGGCGCTCAAATTGCCGGCAATATGGGTCGCAATATGAGCTTCCAAGTGCAAGAACTGATAG GATTGGATGCTGCAGGACCTCTTTACGATGATGGGACGCTGCCTTCGCTGTCCGCCTCTGACGCTGCTTGTGTCAAGTGTATACATACCGATGGCGGTGGGTATGGAACCGCTAACACATGCGGACATCAGGACTTTTATCCGAACGGCGGGGAGAGATTTCAGCCAGGCTGCCCGATCGTTAGTGTCACAG ATATTCTGCAAATATGCAGTCATATTAGAGGCGAGTACATTGGCGGAGAATCGGCGAGAAATCCGAATGCTTTCCTCAGTATAGAGTGCAATAGTTGGGACGATTTTAAGGTTGGAAACTGCAACTCAAATAATATTGTTCCGATGGGAGTAGGTGCACCATGCAGCCCGTAA
- the LOC143356314 gene encoding uncharacterized protein LOC143356314, with protein MCITDKTESYSPHKEVVKQLSSTVIHKMIINRHFAVVVCFCFLACIYANVTTPGLRTTIEDMIWPLHTIKLRLYYRNYTYTEVSIINATQLLSHMNLTQKTLMHCHGYNNTLDTPFVVDTIYGTYLSTV; from the exons ATGTGCATAACTGATAAAACTGAATCATACAGTCCCCACAAGGAAGTAGTTAAACAGTTGAGTTCTACTGTTATTCACAAAATGATCATCAATCGACACTTCGCGGTGGTGGTCTGCTTCTGCTTTCTAGCAT GTATCTACGCAAATGTGACAACTCCTGGCCTCCGGACCACAATTGAAGATATGATATGGCCTCTCCACACCATTAAACTACGTCTTTATTATAG AAACTATACGTACACGGAAGTTAGCATTATTAATGCAACGCAACTTCTATCGCATATGAACTTAACTCAGAAGACATTGATGCATTGTCATGGCTATAACAATACACTAGACACACCGTTTGTTGTGGACACGATATACGGCACGTATTTGTCAACTGTTTGA